ACGCCTTGGACACGCCCTTCTCCACGCTCATCCGCACGGCCTCGCACGAGCAGCACACGGAGGCGGAGACCTCGTCCTTCATGGGCGACCTCCTGGGCGGACGCCTCGCCGTCGACGCGTACGCGCGGTACACGGAGCAGCTCTGGTTCGTGTACCGGGCCCTGGAGGAGGGCGCCGAGGCGCTCCGCGCGGACCCGGTCGCGGGGCCGTTCATACAGCCCGAGCTGTTCCGCACGGCCGCCCTGGAGCAGGACCTCGCCCACCTGCGCGGGCCCGGCTGGCGCGCGGGGGTCTCCCCGCTGCCCGCCACCGCGGCGTACGCCGAGCGGGTCGCCGAGTGCGCCCGCGACTGGCCGGCCGGCTATGTGGCCCACCACTACACGCGCTACCTGGGCGACCTGTCGGGCGGTCAGATCATCCGCGACAGGGCGGAGCGGACCTGGGGCTTCGACCGCAAGGGCGACGGCGTCCGGTTCTACGTGTTCGAGGAGATCTCCAACCCGGCGGCGTTCAAGCGGGCGTACCGGGAGCTGCTCGACCGGGTGAACGCCGACGACCTGGAGAAGCAGCGGATCGTCGACGAGTGCAAGCGCGCCTTCGACTTCAACAGCGCGGTCTTCCGCGAGCTGGGCGGGGAGTACCCCCTCAGCGCCTGAGCCCCCGGGGCGGCGCCGGATCGTTCAGAGCTGGATCGTTCCCTCCAGGCGGACCCGGCCGCCCAACTCCACGATGCCGTCGGGGCCGGGAGCGGTGAGCAGCTGCGAGCCCTGCCCCTGGATGATGTTCAGGGCCCGCCCCAGCTCCGCCGTGAGGAGCAGCGCCGCCGCGCCGGTCGCCTCGTCCTCGTCGATGCCGTCGCCGCGGCCCGGGAAGGCCCGCGCCCTGATCCGGCCCGCGGCCTCCTCCTCCCAGGCCCAGGCGTAGATCCACTCCCCCGGCTCGGGCACGTCGAGGGCCTCGACCTCGGCGACGGAGCCGTACTGGCGCAGCGTGCGGGGCGGCGCCCATTCGGCGCGCGCCTCGATCCAGGTGAACTCCCCGTCGCCGCGCACCCAGACCTCGCCGGCCGGAGGCTGGACGACCTCCAGGTCGAGGAGCCAGGCGGTGCCGACGAGCGGGTGTCCGGCGAAGGGCAGTCGCAGGCCGGGCGTGTAGATGTCGACGATCCCGCGCTCCGGGTCGTCCACGAAGACCGTCTCGCTGAAGCCGAGTTCCTTGGCGAGCGCCTGCCGGGAGGACTCGTCGGGGTGGGTACGGGCGTCCCGTACGACTCCGAGACGGTTGCCGTGCCGGCCGTCGCCCGCACAGAAGACCCGGAGGACGTCGATGTCAGTGGCGGTCGTGTTCATGTCGGAATTGAATCATCGACCGGTCCCGCGCGGAGGGCTTCCTTCCTCCGTACCGGCGCGTAACGAGAATCCGGACAATCCGCCGCGCTTGACCTTCCCTTGACCAAGACATGAGGGCCCCATGGAGACTCTGTGACCCGGTCGTGTCCGGTACGCCCGGCCTGAGAGCTGAATCACTGGACCGGTGGGTATTGCTGAGGTAAGCCTCGGTTAAGTTAGGTCCGCCTCAGTCCGTCCCCGCGTTCCTGGAGTCCCCATGCGAGCCGTCCGCCTCTCCGTCGTCACCGCCGCCGCGACCGCGGCGGCTCTGACCGCCGTCACGGGCTGCGCCGAGAAAAGCGACTCCAAGGCGAGCGACGACGCGATCACCGTCGTCGCCAAGGACGACTCCTGCGAGGTCTCGAAGAAGGAGTTCCCGGCCGGGCACGTGAAGCTCGCCGTCGAGAACCGCGGCTCCAAGATCACCGAGGTCTACGCCCTCTTCCCGGACGACCGGATCGTCGCCGAGCGCGAGAACATCGGCCCCGGCACCAAGGCCACCATCACCGCCGAGTTCAAGGCCGGCGACTACGTCATCGCCTGCAAGCCCGGCATGAAGGGCGACGGCATCCGCCAGACCGTCAAGGCCACCGGCGGCAAGGCCGCCGCCAAGCGCTCCCCCGAGATGGACGCCGCCGTCGCCGCCTACCGCCAGTACGTCCAGGCGCAGGCCGACGAGACCCTCCCCAAGGTGAAGGTCTTCACCGACGCCGTCCGCGCCGGTGACGTCGAGGCCGCGAAGAAGGCCTACGCCGAGTCCCGCATCGGCTGGGAGCGCACCGAGCCGGTCGCCGAGTCCTTCGGCGACATCGACCCCAAGGTCGACGTCCGCGAGGACGGCCTGGAGGACGGCCAGGACCCGGCGAAGGACTGGACCGGCTGGCACCGCCTGGAGAAGGCGCTCTGGCAGGACAAGAAGATCGGCGACCGCGAGAAGCAGCTCGCCGACCTCCTCGACAAGGACCTCGCGGACTGGCAGAAGCGGGTCGGCAAGGCCGAGATCACCCCGACCTCCATGGCCAACGGCGCCAAGGAACTCCTGGACGAGGTCGCCACCGGCAAGGTCACCGGCGAGGAGGAGCGCTACTCCCACACCGACCTCGTCGACTTCAAGGCGAACGTCGAGGGCGCGCAGAAGTCCTTCGACCTGCTCAAGCCGGTCGCCTCGAAGAACGACCCGAAGCTGGTCGCCGAACTCGACAAGCAGTTCGCCGCGCTGAACGCGCTGCTCGACAAGTACCGCACGGACAAGAGCGGTTACGTCTTCACCTCGTACGAGAAGGTCGGCAAGGCCGAGCGCAAGGAGCTCTCCGACGGCGTCAACGCGCTCGCCGAGCCGCTCTCCAAGCTCGCCGCCGCGGTCGTCAAGTAATCGGAAGGGAGCTGCACCGGATGTCCGAGAACACCACTGAGGAGCAGGGCGCCGCGCCCTCCCGCCGCAAGGTCATCGGCTGGGGCGGTGCCGGGCTCGCGCTCGGTGCCGCCGCGGCCGGCGGCGCCGTCGCGCTGACCCGCGACGGCGACCACACCGCCCCGGTCGCCGACAGCGGCGGGGCCGTGCCCTTCCACGGCCCGCACCAGGCCGGCATCGCCACCGCCGTGCAGGACCGGCTGCACTTCGCGTCCTTCGACGTGAAGACGAAGGACCGCGACGAGCTGATCCAGCTCCTCAAGGACTGGACGCGGGCCGCCGAGCGGATGACGGCCGGCGCCGAGGTCGGCGAGGGCGCCTACGGCGGCCTGCCGGAGGCCCCGCCGGACGACACGGGCGAGGCCCTCGGCCTCAAGCCCTCCCGCCTCACCCTCACGATCGGCTTCGGCCCCTCGCTCTTCGACGGGCGCTTCGGGCTGAAGGACAAGCGGCCCGGGGCCCTGGTGGAGCTGCCCAAGTTCCCGGGCGACAACCTGGATCCGGCGCGCAGCGGCGGCGACATCTGCGTGCAGGCCTGCGCGGACGACCCGCAGGTCGCCGTGCACGCCATCCGCAACCTCGCCCGGATCGGCTTCGGCAAGGTCGCGGTGCGCTGGTCGCAGCTGGGCTTCGGCAAGACGTCCTCGACGACCCCGGACGCCCAGACCCCGCGCAACCTCTTCGGCTTCAAGGACGGCACCCGCAACATCGCGGGCACCGAGACCGACCGGCTCGCGAAGCACGTGTGGGTCTCCGGCAAGGACGCCGAGGGCGCCGCGGCCTGGATGGACGGCGGCTCGTACCTCGTCGCCCGCCGCATCCGCATGAACGTCGAGACCTGGGACCGCACTCCGCTCTCCGAGCAGGAGGACATCTTCGGCCGGGACAAGAAGGAAGGCGCTCCGGTCGGCAAGGCCAAGGAGCACGACGAGCCGTTCCTGAAGGCGATGAAGCCGGACTCGCACGTCCGGCTCGCGCACCCGGACAGCAACAACGGGGCGACGATCCTGCGCCGCGGCTACTCCTTCACCGACGGCACGGACGGCCTCGGCCGGCTGGACGCGGGCCTGTTCTTCCTGGCGTACATGAAGGACGTCCGCACCGGCTTCATCCCGGTGCAGACCTCGCTGGCCAAGAACGACGCGCTCAACGAGTACACACAGCACGTGGGTTCGGCGCTGTTCGCCGTCCCGCCGGGCGTCCGCGACAAGGACGACTGGTGGGGCCGGGCGCTGTTCGCGTAACCGAGGAGGAGAACCGACGTGTTCGGAAACTATCTGATCGGCCTGCGTGAGGGCCTCGAAGCCAGCCTGGTCGTCTGCATCCTCATCGCGTACCTGGTGAAGACCGGGCGCAAGGACGCGCTGAAGCCGATCTGGATCGGCATCGGCGTGGCCGTCGGCGTGGCCCTGGCCTTCGGCGCGGGCCTGGAGTTCGGCTCCCAGGAGCTGACCTTCGAGGCGCAGGAGGCGCTCGGCGGCTCGCTGTCGGTCCTCGCCGTGGGCCTGGTGACCTGGATGGTCTTCTGGATGCGTCGGACCGCCCGGCACCTGAAGACGGAGCTGCACGGCAAGCTCGACGCGGCCCTGCAGATGGGCACCGGCGCGCTGGTCGCCACCGCCTTCCTCGCGGTGGGCCGCGAGGGCCTGGAGACGGCGCTCTTCGTGTGGGCGTCGGTCCGGGCCTCCTCGGACGGCTCGTACGCGCCGCTGGCCGGCGTCATCCTCGGCCTGCTCACGGCCGTCTTCCTCGGCTGGCTGTTCTACCGGGGCGCGCTGAAGATCAACCTGGCGAAGTTCTTCACCTGGACCGGCGGGATGCTGGTCGTGGTGGCGGCGG
The DNA window shown above is from Streptomyces vietnamensis and carries:
- a CDS encoding heme oxygenase (biliverdin-producing), whose translation is MDTPFSTLIRTASHEQHTEAETSSFMGDLLGGRLAVDAYARYTEQLWFVYRALEEGAEALRADPVAGPFIQPELFRTAALEQDLAHLRGPGWRAGVSPLPATAAYAERVAECARDWPAGYVAHHYTRYLGDLSGGQIIRDRAERTWGFDRKGDGVRFYVFEEISNPAAFKRAYRELLDRVNADDLEKQRIVDECKRAFDFNSAVFRELGGEYPLSA
- a CDS encoding PhzF family phenazine biosynthesis protein; amino-acid sequence: MNTTATDIDVLRVFCAGDGRHGNRLGVVRDARTHPDESSRQALAKELGFSETVFVDDPERGIVDIYTPGLRLPFAGHPLVGTAWLLDLEVVQPPAGEVWVRGDGEFTWIEARAEWAPPRTLRQYGSVAEVEALDVPEPGEWIYAWAWEEEAAGRIRARAFPGRGDGIDEDEATGAAALLLTAELGRALNIIQGQGSQLLTAPGPDGIVELGGRVRLEGTIQL
- the efeO gene encoding iron uptake system protein EfeO: MRAVRLSVVTAAATAAALTAVTGCAEKSDSKASDDAITVVAKDDSCEVSKKEFPAGHVKLAVENRGSKITEVYALFPDDRIVAERENIGPGTKATITAEFKAGDYVIACKPGMKGDGIRQTVKATGGKAAAKRSPEMDAAVAAYRQYVQAQADETLPKVKVFTDAVRAGDVEAAKKAYAESRIGWERTEPVAESFGDIDPKVDVREDGLEDGQDPAKDWTGWHRLEKALWQDKKIGDREKQLADLLDKDLADWQKRVGKAEITPTSMANGAKELLDEVATGKVTGEEERYSHTDLVDFKANVEGAQKSFDLLKPVASKNDPKLVAELDKQFAALNALLDKYRTDKSGYVFTSYEKVGKAERKELSDGVNALAEPLSKLAAAVVK
- the efeB gene encoding iron uptake transporter deferrochelatase/peroxidase subunit, coding for MSENTTEEQGAAPSRRKVIGWGGAGLALGAAAAGGAVALTRDGDHTAPVADSGGAVPFHGPHQAGIATAVQDRLHFASFDVKTKDRDELIQLLKDWTRAAERMTAGAEVGEGAYGGLPEAPPDDTGEALGLKPSRLTLTIGFGPSLFDGRFGLKDKRPGALVELPKFPGDNLDPARSGGDICVQACADDPQVAVHAIRNLARIGFGKVAVRWSQLGFGKTSSTTPDAQTPRNLFGFKDGTRNIAGTETDRLAKHVWVSGKDAEGAAAWMDGGSYLVARRIRMNVETWDRTPLSEQEDIFGRDKKEGAPVGKAKEHDEPFLKAMKPDSHVRLAHPDSNNGATILRRGYSFTDGTDGLGRLDAGLFFLAYMKDVRTGFIPVQTSLAKNDALNEYTQHVGSALFAVPPGVRDKDDWWGRALFA
- the efeU gene encoding iron uptake transporter permease EfeU, giving the protein MFGNYLIGLREGLEASLVVCILIAYLVKTGRKDALKPIWIGIGVAVGVALAFGAGLEFGSQELTFEAQEALGGSLSVLAVGLVTWMVFWMRRTARHLKTELHGKLDAALQMGTGALVATAFLAVGREGLETALFVWASVRASSDGSYAPLAGVILGLLTAVFLGWLFYRGALKINLAKFFTWTGGMLVVVAAGVLAYGVHDLQEAGFISGLADKAFDISATIPPDSWYGTLLKGVFNFQPDPTVVQVTVWALYLIPTLALFLAPIGSGPSVRVKKQKATDEKAEAEASA